TGTAGTACGCCCACATGAGCAATAAATTCGCAgtaagaattattattttttttatacttttatgtaaaTGTGACAACACTGTCGTGCTAAGTTATTATACTCTTTTATTTAGTcgcctatgtgtgtgtgtgttcatcTAAAAGGTTGATTACTGGCATTTGCATTTGTTACAATAAATTATGCATCAATCAAAATGGGGCGATGGCGGTGATGCATTACGTTTGCAAcggaaattaaattcaaaataaaatagttaCCTCGTTATTTGCTGTACTTTTATAAATAACTGCTTgtcaaatacacacacacacacgtgtaTGTGCCATTTTTTAAGAAGTAGTGGTAAAAAACTAGttccaaattttgttaaaatttttggccACTTTTTTCCTTTGTTCTGAAGCTATGTAtttgtaagaaataaaaaaattcgcgcTGGCGATTTTGAAATATGAGGCTTTGTTTAAGCCCAGATGGTTATTTGCACTTTATGAACACAAAGGcgctaatttttgaattttctgcctCTCTATCTCTCTTCGGCGCTGTTAAGCTGATTTATACGGCGCTTTCATTCGCAGATAAGCTATTTTTGATCCCGTAATTATGACTCAGTTTGGTTCACATTCAGGATATTCCATAGGCTCCAAACGTGATAAGAAATTTCAAACTAATGAATTCGAAAGCTGGCGCTGTAACTGAAATAAATACTGATTTATAGAATAAAGGTGGGTAAAATGGAGTACGGCAGGGGCACAAATTGCCAGTTTCTTTTAACTTCCAAAAGTTAACTCTTCCGTTATTTGCGCTTAAATTCTTCGTTTATTTGCGAAAGTTGTACCGGTTCAAAGTATTATACAaatctataaataattttatttatatttttaactccTTTGAAAAGCGAGATAAACCATAGAAAATTTCTCTTAAGAAATCtgggattataaaataatcctaggttataaccatactttttaaaatacaaCCGTGTGTTTTCTgtattatcgataattatttttacgaatgtTAAGAGAAACgacaaagtaaaaactaaataatatggACTCCGGCAAAGAAAAGAGGTTTGGaggcataattctaataaaatttttgttagatattattaattaagcattcatattacagaaaaaaaactgtGTCCATAGACGCTTTGGCCTgttattgcttattaaaaaatgtaatatcgaatttcgcctgcgtattgctgccatctgccaactgtttattattagcagccaattgcgcaattaaattaactacTCCTTCTCCTTGGCTTTTCTTCATTtcgttaataataaataaacaaaccaaatattccaccaaatcaATTTCTATGTAGAGAACCAGCACTGGCAGCTGATTGTTAATtttataggtacatacatatctaccatgattcaattattaaaggtttgctcaatAGTGACATTCGaatggtacaaatagaagtttaggaaattatttcacttaatccaaaattttattttgtgaattaattttttaatttaaaacggaCCGCGAAGTTGCCAAGTTTTGCCAATATGAagctattttgttaaaaataaataaataattcgcaCGTACAATTAAGTTAGGTGTTGCCGAGATCCTTCTCCTCtctccacaaatagaaggacctatagtttcaagccaattccggtagatggttttttatgagaagctgtCTGATgctggtactgtgctttgctaAGCCTCCACTGGAtacttcatccatccatgggAAGGTGGGCTCGTTGGAAACAAGTGCcgtcaatcccaacttttttataatgaggtctgAAATGTTATCGATCGCGACGAGACTATCCAATTATTTTCCCTGTCGTAACACTTTGGGAAATGCTAGGTCTTTGCTAAACATGACTTCCGTCTAAATCATAACATCATAAGAAgaaaagctttgtaaattctccatTCATCCATCTCGGATTGCGTCATTTACTCTATTATGTTCTGACTTAAGCGGTATATACCTATTTCAagtcatactaccatagtcctgaacataccgatgaaaactcttaTCGAGTGGTTGTCTGCTTACGAGCCCATTTtggaaatgaaatgttttttctacaaattttacatttcctccacttttactcaaaatttctagagctagcaacccagtgtcttgctaaaggagccgatttgtcaagagagaaggagaaagctgcttactgagcaaaccttttatcattgaattatGGGTATCTGCCATAtttgaacgggtagattaattttgtggatttattggtgataactgcatatgtgaacgtacttttacaCTCTTTTCGGATGTTTGGCCGAAACTTATTTGTGGAGTGCGCCTTGACGTTGCTCCTTTATTTCGCAAAACTAATCGATGTTACAGAGTTCCACATTAAAAGTTGTTCTTATGGTAAACGAATATTTTCAACagtctttttaaatatgaattgaGAAATCAAGCTCGAAAATGCAGATAATCTACCATTTGTAAACTCTCGCACTCAATATTCgagaattgttaaaaatattatacatatatgcataatttaaaattaaccaATAGGAAattgaaatgcaaaataattgttgGTAAATCAAggattttagatatttttgctatacagtaggttctgtttttatgcggtagatacgttccgcaagaaacagcataaaaaaaaaacagcataaaaaaagctaccagttctatagtaaaactatagatacgtttcaaaagtgctaagaaccgcataaatctgaaaaaatgtaataaaatcgcataaaaaagggcactagtcccatattataactatagatacgttccatagaccgcatgaatctgaaataattaaataaaatcgcataaacaaaatattgtatttttgaaaattatatctttatttaagaaacgtcagaatcgaaaaataaatttaagtcagaaataaaatcagacaatacccacatgttgcgcgctcgtttaggatttggcgtaaaatcactttcgtcacttgaggaaatgtacacgtctgatctagacaGTTacgcaggcggttccatacttgtagggttagcatttctgatgtaatctgtgatgagtttttgcttagctggcttagaatcttgtttatatgtacaattcccgataggtcgacatgcattttgtaatttaaaaaaaaaaaaccgcactatttcaaaaccgcataaaaaaaagccgcataaaaacagaacctactgtattaccgtttttagaaaattttaattttatttcatgctCTGTCAAAAaactgcacatacatatatataataccttatttgtaggcttgaacAGTGGTTCGAATTGAGCGCTCAGTTGGTGAGGATATTTATTCATTTGCaaggaataaataatattaattagaTAAGTACTTGTTGTTATTAGTCATTaaatagttttagtttttaaatgttAGATAATCAAGTGTGTAActaaaatccattatttctctAGCAGGGCAATTGGACCACCACTAGTCCATACTACTCGCACAAACAATTCTTGTATTTCTGCATTTGTTCGCATCTCTTTAGCTGATGCATACATATTACCCTCCAACTTCCGattaaagtattatatattttgtgtttgAAGTTACCAtatattttagcaaaaaaaaattataataataatcagCATGAAATTTGGAGACCTTTTATGTTTttacgatagaaaaagttgGGTAATCCATCATAGCACTAGTTACGTCGTTAAGTTAAAAAAGTACCGttaaaacgaaaacaaacaaaaaattacttttgtgtTGCTCGTTCATGTTCGTATAAGAGAATTCGCAGTGATTTTTGTGACTTCGCAGTAACtttaactaataaatatttgctctgccctttttttaattcttgaacCAGGAAGCAGCAAGAACTTTTAATGAATACTAAAATTATTCAGTTTAGCTGAAAGGCAGGATTGTACTAATACCATAAAAACTGACCTAATCTAATCTTAAACCCCTTTTCATAATTCAGACTCACCGTCCAACCAATTTTATCCCCTCCACACAAATATTCCATCTTAATTGGCAGATCTCCTCGATCGAAATACATACGAAATGTTGTTGTAGAGCGTTTGTGGCCACCACTACCAAGTGGACTACGTCCCCGCAAGTCCAATTCCAATGTAGAAATTGCTTtctttttgctactttttagagctgaaatgtatgtatatgtacatgcaagTATATACaagcatacaaaaatacatatgaGTAGTTAATTTTTCTTGAGTAATTATTAACATTTAAATTCGGTACACACTTTTCATATTCACTTTGCCGCGTGCGCTAGCCGGCGCCGCTGGTTCCTCTATCGGCCCATGCACAACGACGGTATTTTTTTGTCGTGATTGCACTGAAAATGGTGGCACACAACGCGTTCGTTGCAAAGGGCAATTTACGAAAGGGTGCGTCGTTGGTGGATTTGCGGATTTGGAACGTTGCTTTGATGATTGGTCATGAACGGAACATTCGTGTAATTTGGTGATATGTGCGCGCGCCGTATGAGACATAGTTTTATATCGCTCTCAACTGTATTcaactaaattatttaaaaactattttttatttatgaaatttgtaTCTACTTTGGAAGTCTAATGGCGTACTTCCATCACTTTGAAGAGTAAACAATAAACTGAAGTTATAGTAATCGCAACTTTTATACTACCAAATCTAAGGAATTTTCTAACGCGACATTTACATATTGTTATGGCAAGTTAGTATGCGTCGGAATGGGCGTAGCGAGTGGTTGGGTGGTAATCAAAACAAAACGTTGCTAGGTTCAAATTCAATAGGAtaaccaataacaacaaatttgatATGCTCACATAGAAAagcgtgcagttttgttttttatttccataGGTAATTGCTGTTGTGGCGGTAGTCGAGtagaatttattgaataaaagaTCTAACGAAGTGGTTTATAATTCGGTTTATTATCTTAAATTTGTTGAACCAATGATGTTAAAGTCTTGGAGAAAAGGAAACGTTTATGCGGTTGAAGTCAATAACTGCtttgaatcaatttactttactAATCACCAAGTTTCGTTTAAttatagtttataaaaaaaaacgaccaataaaaatataaataaactgaCCGGTGCGcagttcaaattttattttaattaaatctaacgatattttcatgccgctcaaaatctgaaaaatatcaaaaattgatAGTTGCCACCTCAACACTAGATTTAgtgctttttgaaaattacagtgccctttttgtgttttttttctgaaCTCAAATgcaatgtatgtacattaaattctcCTAGATAGTTGAAAactggaaatatttaaaatttggcgTGGGTGGAGAAATATTAATCTAATACAATGGGATAATACTGCTCCTACTTCAGAATTTTGAATTCAAGAAAAGACGTTTAAATACCCGGCTGATATTAATCCATTGGAAAGTATGGCAAATTTGGCAATTCGACTTTTGTCATTACTATACTCAAAAATATATAGTGAGTGCGTTTTCAGCGCAATGAATACTTAAAACAAATTCGTAATCATTTGTGCCATCTTTCTGTAAAGGCAATACTACACATAAAAAACggattaagaaaagaaatttgttgttgctgaattaaatgatgaattctatatttatttttacttttgctgGGTACAGACAATTGTGAAAATAAGTactctttgattaaaaaaaaaattggtgttcTTGTTATCGTAAAAGCATAACCACTCCCCATTAATGTTTGAGGAATGTAGCTGGAGTGACAATTATTGGCCCGACTGTCGTAGTAAATTAGTTAAATCAGTAgtagtaaattaattaaaaaattaaataaaaagttggcAGCACCACAAAAATCATACAAACGATGGCATCATTGTCATACCGTCAGCATCTGCTTTACCAATGCACCGCCATTTTTTCGGAGTTTCGCCGCTCGCTGCTCGCTGCTCGTTCACAATTCCTCTTTCATTCGCGGAACGACAACGAAATCAATTTCACGTTCATAAATCTGTGTGTGAAAAAACGTTAAAAGCTTGTTAATTTATAcacaaaattgatgaaaaatattttaaaaagctaGTACAATTgttatatttaacattttcaatggaaaaatatacaaagttttaaagtTATTGCGAAAAGAACGCATTGAAAAAATTGTGCGGTGTAATTGGTGTGACTTCTCGCCTCTGAAGTCTTTCTATCAGCACCACCACTAGGCATTCGACGAGTAGAATAGTAGCAGTCGCTGCAGCAGCGGAGCGAGAAATTTTGGCATTCGCGCCGTTTCTCGTTTTGTGCGACCGCGAGTGACCgcatttttgttcattttgattttGACTCATTTTACATTTTCGGGTAAAAAACTCTTGCTTGAACATTGAAGAGCGCGTTTAAGAAAATtagtgaattttgaaaaaaataaaattgtataattggCTTGAAAGTGAAAATAAGCGAACTGTGCACATTTTGGTACAATTACCAACATGGATGCCGCCAGATTGGATAAAATGAAGGTGGTAGACCTTCGAAAAGAGCTAGAAACTCGTGGTCTTGATACCAAAGGTGTTAAAGCTGTATTGGTGGAGCGGTTGCGAGCATTTCTAGAAGGTGGAAGTGATGGCTCAGGTAAGCAATAGTTTtaggttataaaaaaaagaataaaataaatagtatgAAAAATAAGGTGTATGTTTTAAggactaaatatttatttatatatgtttcaTATGGCttcatttttcatattaattatttCCAGGTGGCGCTCCGGGCACACCTGGTACTCCGGGGCGAAGAAGTCGACGAACCCGTTCAATGACACGTTCGCCATCTCCTTCCCCGGTAAAGGTTGCAGCAACCGAGCCTACACTCGAAACCCTAGCTGAAGAGGAAGGAAATGCCGAccctgaagaagaagaagctcttGGCGAAGAAAATGCCGGGGATGCTGTCGTAGAACCAGCGGCTGGAAGTGAAGAAGAGGATGAAGAGAAAGAAGATGAGGAGGAGCATATGGAAGCTGAATCCAATCAACAGATAGAAGAGAATGGTGAAGAACAGGAAGAGGACGTGGAAGATGAAGATAAAAGAGAGGAATTAGAAAATCagcaagaggaagaggaagaacctAACAAAGAAGCAGTTGAGCGTCCGGAAAAAAATGACGAAGAGAAAATGGTAGtcgatgaaaataaaaatgagaaggGTGAAATTGAATCGAAGGATTTAAATGAGACTGTTGAAAGTAAAGCAGACTCAATCAGACGTAAGCGCTCTCCTTCACGATCACATTCCAAAGAGCGTCAGGGTCGTTCTCATTCCCGTTCGCGTTCACGGTCACGGTCGCATTCACGCTCAAGATCACGATCGCGGTCACGCAGTCGTTCCCGTTCAAAATCACGATCTCGCACTCCAAAACGTCGCAGTGGCGCTGGTAGCCACGGTACGCCGTCAAAAGCAGAAGAGGCCACAAATCCTGAAGATGAGCCCACCATCGAGGACAAGCAGTTTGGCTTGAGTTGGTGTAAGTTATACTTCGTAATATACGAGTACACattcaaatttaatataatactctgctttaaatttttttcagttgatTCCGATTTACACTTACGCATCGATCCAGTAACATTCACATCGGCGAAACCTATGTCACATGAAGTGTATTCATTGATTTGGTCCGGAGCACGTACCAACTACGGGGTTCGCGAAGGCAAGGTATGTTTTGAAGTGCGATTGGCAGAGGAAACCCAATTAGGACGTTCACATCAATTCCGGGATGAACCACATGTGCGAGGTTTTCGTGTTGGATTCTCTTTGCCAGGCACAACTTTATTGCTAGGTGAAGCAGAAAATTCATTTGCCTATTGCGAGTCTGGCCGCAAAGCAACTAACTCAGAATTTACTGAGTTTTCCAAACCATATCAGCTAGATGATGTAATTGGCTGTTACTTGGATTTAGATAACACCCCATGCAACATAAAGTACACGTTAAATGGAGAAGATCTCGGTGTGGCCTTTGAGTTTGATAAGAATATTTTAGGTGAAAGTGGTGCTCTATTCCCGCATATTGTAACAAAGGGCTATGAGTACCATGTAAATTTCGCTGATAATGAGAATTTACTAGCCAACGTGGAGCGTCCGAAACGTATGCGGCgcaaaccaaaaaaagaaaaacctgtCGAACAAGAGAAAGAAAAGGAAGAAGAGAaggagaaagaaaaagaaaaagaggaaAAGCCTGAGGATGAAAATAGTAAGGTGACTGAAGAAGGTGCTGAATTGGCtgaggaagaaaaagaagttTCGAACGCGAAGACTACTGAAGATGATGATGTGGAAATGAAAGAAACCGGGGATGGCAAAGAAATATCGCATAGTGAGGAGAAGAGCAGCGATAAGGCGGAAGGTAAGACCtgttttaatgaataaaataaggGTAAAGAGTTCGcaaattcatttgaaaaaagataaaaatgttGGTTGTGACAATAACACAGACGAAATGGGGGATGACTGAATATTGTCTAATGATACCTTGAGTATAAACATTTCATCTTTTCTCTGATACTTGGGTCTTTATGGGGTTAGAAAAAACGTATTTCGTTTTTATGGTGTCCACCGTTGccgttattttaatttatttacgctCAACATCTGAAATGTCgttaacttcttcttcttcttaattggcgcgataaccgcttacgcgattttggccgagtttaacaaagcgcgccagtcgtttctttctcgtgctaaccggcgccaattggacacaccaagtgaagccaagtccttctccacctgatctttccaacgcagaggaggccttcctcttcctctgctaccaccagctggtaccgcatcgaatactttcaaagccggagcgtttgtatccattcggacgacatgacccagccaacgtagccgctggatctttattcgctgcgctatgtctatgtcgtcgtaaagctcatacagctcatcgttccatcgtctgcgatattcgccgttgccaacgtgcaaaggtccaaaaatcttacgcagaatctttctctcgaacactccaagcgtcgcttcatcggatgttgacatcgtccaagcttctgcgccatacgtcaggacgggcatgatgagagtcttgtagagtgttagttttgttcgtcgagagaggactttactgctcaattgcctacttagtccaaagtagcacttgttggcaagagagattctacgttggatttcaaggctgacattgttatcggtgttaatgctggttcctaaataaacgaagtcctttacaacctcgaacttataactgtctacagtgacgtgggtgccgatacgcgagtgcgccgactgtttgtttgaagacaggaggtacttcgttttgtcctcgttcaccaccaaacccattcgctttgcctctttatccagtttggagaaggcagaactaacagcgcggttgttaaggccgatgatatcgatatcatcggcatacgccaacaattgtacgctcttataaaatattgtgcctgagcgattaagttctgcggctcgtacgatgctctccaacatcaggttaaagaagtcacacgacagcgagtcaccctgtctgaaacctcgtttggtatcaaacggctcggagaggtccttcccaattctgacggcgctgctggtgttgagcaacgtcatcttacatagccgtattagttttgcggggataccaaattcagacatcgcggcatacaggtaactcctttccgtactgtcgaatgcagctttgaagtcgacgaaaaggtggtgtgtgtcgattctcctttcatgggtcttttccaagatttggcgtattgagaatatttggtcgatggtagactttccaggtctgaagccacactgataaggtccaatcagttggttgacggtgggcttcagcctttcacacaatacgctcgctagaaccttataggcgatatttagaagactaatcccgcggtaattggcacaaattgcagggtcgcccttcttatggattgggcagagcacacttaaattccaatcggcaggcatgctttcatccgaccatattttgcataggagctgatgcatgcaccttaccagctcctcgccgccatgtttgaatagctcagccggcagtccgtcggcgcccgcggctttgttgttctgtagccgtgatattgctattctcacctcgtcatggtcgggtaacggaactacaattccgtcgtcatcgattggggtatcgggatcttcacattctctacgacatgcgcagctgtcactgtttaacaggttcgagaagtgttccctccataatttaagattgctctgtacgtcagtcaccagatcgccgtctttgttcttacagaaaaacgccccggtcttaaaaccttctgtaagccgccgaactttctggtagaattttcgggcgttgttcctgttggccagcatctcaagctcctcgcactcacgtatttcggcctctcgtttcttctgtcggataatacgtctctcttcctttttcagctctctgtagcgatcccacatggctcgcgttgcgcccgatcgcagcgtagctctataggcggcatcctttctttctgcggcagcatgacattcctcgtcgtaccaattgttttttcgggctcgccggaatccgatttcttcttcggcggcggtacgtagggaacgagaaatgttgctccattgctcgtgcatgccggtttgttgggaagtactctctgagagcaggagtgag
The sequence above is drawn from the Anastrepha obliqua isolate idAnaObli1 chromosome 4, idAnaObli1_1.0, whole genome shotgun sequence genome and encodes:
- the LOC129246007 gene encoding parkin coregulated gene protein homolog isoform X2, whose translation is MSHTARAHITKLHECSVHDQSSKQRSKSANPPTTHPFVNCPLQRTRCVPPFSVQSRQKNTVVVHGPIEEPAAPASARGKVNMKTLKSSKKKAISTLELDLRGRSPLGSGGHKRSTTTFRMYFDRGDLPIKMEYLCGGDKIGWTVDIDKLDYSLYLPLFFDGLSETQHPYKTYARQGVSDLLVAGGDKIHPVVPQLILPLKNALSTRNLEVMCTTLRIIQQLVMSSDMVGPALVPFYRQLLPMFNAYKVKNDIHAYTSIKFSTLGVRKKSS
- the LOC129246007 gene encoding parkin coregulated gene protein homolog isoform X3, with translation MSHTARAHITKLHECSVHDQSSKQRSKSANPPTTHPFVNCPLQRTRCVPPFSVQSRQKNTVVVHGPIEEPAAPASARGKVNMKTLKSSKKKAISTLELDLRGRSPLGSGGHKRSTTTFRMYFDRGDLPIKMEYLCGGDKIGWTVDIDKLDYSLYLPLFFDGLSETQHPYKTYARQGVSDLLVAGGDKIHPVVPQLILPLKNALSTRNLEVMCTTLRIIQQLVMSSDMVGPALVPFYRQLLPMFNAYKVKNVRNLRQ